The following are encoded in a window of Thermoproteota archaeon genomic DNA:
- a CDS encoding DNA repair protein translates to MLDWFKRKKTDIEEESPSQEVPEPVKIKSQEEILKERYENELESLQNEIKTKTNEFESISNKLASVKEEYDVAVGNLMNVKKELNQKKKEIEQVKFEHEQNLQKIGSIKSQIENASNQYEEKKKKLAELEDADQVLAEVRKDIDKNKETYEEIKRKVTESQSVLDQVNAKQQEAENELSNTNARLANARAEIQKIQSQKDLKTGEIGMAKKEMAFIQNELSSTGHTSKNIVEAASAVVASMNHKLQRTVNELEIVQKLLEKERKEHEETKRQLEELKNSGN, encoded by the coding sequence ATGTTGGATTGGTTTAAACGAAAAAAGACAGATATTGAAGAGGAGTCACCGTCACAAGAAGTTCCAGAACCAGTAAAAATCAAAAGTCAGGAGGAGATTCTAAAAGAGAGATACGAAAATGAATTAGAATCATTACAAAATGAGATCAAAACAAAAACAAACGAATTTGAATCAATTTCAAATAAACTTGCAAGCGTTAAAGAAGAGTACGATGTAGCAGTCGGAAATTTAATGAATGTAAAAAAGGAATTAAATCAAAAGAAAAAAGAAATAGAACAAGTAAAATTTGAACACGAACAGAATCTACAAAAAATAGGCTCTATAAAATCCCAAATTGAAAATGCATCCAATCAATATGAAGAAAAAAAGAAAAAACTCGCAGAATTAGAAGATGCAGACCAAGTTCTAGCTGAAGTAAGAAAAGACATTGATAAGAATAAAGAAACTTATGAAGAAATTAAGAGAAAAGTAACAGAATCTCAATCAGTCCTTGATCAAGTAAATGCAAAGCAGCAAGAAGCTGAGAATGAATTAAGCAATACAAATGCTAGACTTGCAAACGCTAGAGCAGAAATACAAAAGATCCAGAGTCAAAAAGATCTCAAAACAGGCGAGATTGGAATGGCAAAAAAAGAGATGGCGTTTATTCAAAACGAGCTATCAAGTACAGGTCATACTTCAAAAAATATTGTTGAAGCAGCCAGTGCAGTTGTTGCATCAATGAATCACAAGCTGCAAAGAACAGTAAATGAGCTGGAAATAGTCCAAAAATTATTAGAAAAAGAAAGAAAAGAGCATGAGGAGACAAAAAGACAATTAGAAGAATTAAAAAATTCAGGAAATTAA
- a CDS encoding sodium:calcium antiporter, which produces MELIVNGLLVIAGLALLCFGGNWLVTGGVTIAKKIGISQLVIGMTVVAYGTSTPELAASIAAAGEHGDIILGNIVGSNIANVGMVIGIASILIPLAVSKTTLRKEIPIMLGISLLLIALSIDGELSQYDGIIFLGAMIAFSIFTYKDAQKHRDTNQNGTDEKNTNKKNVYLKSFGLIGLGISLLYVGAILTVDNAVILAESLGISERIIGLTVIAIGTSLPELITSVIAIKKGHTDIGVGNIIGSNIYNILMIMGVAATIASVAVSTQVMLDYAIMVGFSLTLLIAIKSGVINRTMGILLTMGYVAYLAFAFFMP; this is translated from the coding sequence GTGGAATTAATCGTCAATGGATTACTTGTCATAGCGGGTCTTGCCTTACTTTGTTTTGGGGGCAATTGGTTAGTTACTGGGGGAGTAACAATAGCAAAGAAAATTGGAATAAGTCAATTAGTAATTGGAATGACTGTAGTTGCATATGGCACTTCAACTCCAGAACTTGCAGCAAGTATCGCTGCAGCAGGAGAACATGGGGACATAATTTTAGGAAATATTGTTGGAAGCAATATTGCTAATGTTGGCATGGTGATTGGAATTGCATCTATATTGATTCCATTGGCTGTTAGCAAAACCACACTTCGAAAGGAAATCCCAATAATGCTTGGTATTTCTTTACTTTTAATTGCCTTATCAATTGATGGTGAATTATCCCAGTATGATGGGATAATTTTTCTTGGAGCAATGATCGCTTTCTCAATTTTTACATATAAAGATGCACAAAAACATCGTGATACAAATCAAAATGGCACTGATGAGAAAAATACTAACAAAAAAAATGTTTACCTAAAATCATTTGGGCTAATTGGTTTAGGGATTTCTCTTCTTTATGTGGGGGCGATACTGACCGTAGATAATGCAGTGATATTGGCAGAATCTCTTGGAATATCTGAAAGAATAATTGGATTAACTGTAATTGCTATTGGTACTTCATTACCTGAGCTAATAACAAGTGTGATTGCAATAAAAAAAGGACATACAGATATCGGTGTTGGAAATATTATTGGAAGTAACATTTACAATATTTTAATGATAATGGGTGTTGCTGCAACAATTGCAAGCGTGGCTGTCTCAACACAAGTGATGCTTGATTATGCAATAATGGTTGGTTTCAGTTTGACATTACTAATCGCAATAAAATCTGGAGTGATAAACAGAACTATGGGAATCTTACTTACTATGGGATACGTTGCATATTTGGCGTTTGCATTCTTTATGCCATAA
- a CDS encoding DMT family transporter, producing the protein MNIEKKSFFKKISKVNLKSTTTLGITLAVLAAAFSALPNVIPKPLMEGNSDGITPNPLMLVFVIYVINGLFFTPLAGKKSPINKLSKYTIFLLILLGVLETSGTLAYTVGLQDTSALNASVLVNGETVFAILIGITLFKEKLGKREVLPFMLIVSGTVFLPLGSDLYHQNWELSEFVYGDMLILLSGFFYCLDTFIAKKISDSINTRRVVQIMSCSGAVFTLALMLYFEIPFDIAVEQFSIISMVGFLGIGVTMMFFVIALRLIGAVRTVLLYSTSTIFSVIYSTVYLSEAITIINITSVGIVMIGIFALRQKLGSE; encoded by the coding sequence GTGAATATAGAAAAAAAATCTTTTTTCAAAAAAATCTCTAAAGTTAATTTAAAATCAACTACTACTCTTGGAATAACTCTTGCTGTTTTAGCTGCTGCTTTTTCTGCACTACCAAATGTGATTCCCAAACCTTTGATGGAAGGAAACTCTGATGGTATTACTCCAAATCCACTGATGCTAGTTTTTGTAATTTATGTGATCAATGGATTGTTCTTTACGCCACTTGCAGGAAAGAAAAGTCCTATCAACAAACTAAGCAAATACACAATTTTTCTTTTAATTTTATTGGGAGTACTTGAAACATCTGGGACACTTGCTTATACAGTAGGATTACAAGATACTAGCGCATTAAATGCATCTGTTCTTGTGAATGGTGAAACAGTTTTTGCTATTCTAATTGGAATTACACTTTTCAAAGAAAAACTAGGAAAGCGAGAAGTATTACCCTTCATGCTAATTGTTTCTGGAACTGTTTTTCTTCCATTGGGAAGTGACTTGTATCATCAAAACTGGGAACTTTCTGAATTTGTTTATGGCGATATGTTGATCCTATTATCTGGCTTTTTTTACTGTCTTGATACATTCATAGCTAAAAAAATCAGTGATTCGATTAACACCAGAAGAGTAGTTCAAATAATGTCTTGCTCTGGTGCTGTCTTTACACTAGCATTGATGCTTTATTTTGAAATACCATTTGATATTGCAGTTGAACAGTTTTCGATAATTTCTATGGTGGGATTTCTGGGAATAGGAGTGACTATGATGTTCTTTGTAATTGCATTACGTCTAATAGGTGCAGTGAGGACAGTTTTGTTATATTCGACATCTACCATTTTTAGCGTCATTTATTCTACAGTGTATTTATCAGAAGCAATTACTATCATAAACATAACATCTGTTGGAATAGTGATGATAGGAATTTTTGCATTACGTCAAAAATTGGGTTCAGAATAA
- a CDS encoding pyridoxamine 5'-phosphate oxidase family protein, which produces MITKEIQSFLKEQKLGYVATVSSDNMPNLSPKGTIVALDEKHLIFAEIRSPKTIANLKINPKLEINVVDPLIRKGYRFKGDAKIITYGDEFEKITSEYKKSGIKSKINAIVKIKVSDVEEVTSPLYDLGFSEEEIKQKWKKIFLDR; this is translated from the coding sequence ATGATAACAAAAGAAATACAGAGTTTTCTAAAAGAGCAAAAACTGGGATATGTTGCTACTGTTTCAAGTGATAATATGCCAAATTTATCTCCAAAGGGAACCATTGTTGCATTGGATGAGAAACATCTTATCTTTGCAGAAATTCGTTCTCCAAAAACAATTGCTAATTTGAAAATTAATCCTAAATTGGAAATCAATGTTGTAGATCCTTTAATTCGTAAAGGATATCGATTCAAGGGTGATGCAAAAATTATTACATATGGAGATGAGTTTGAAAAAATTACTAGTGAATATAAAAAATCAGGAATTAAAAGCAAAATTAACGCAATTGTAAAGATTAAAGTTTCTGACGTTGAAGAAGTAACCTCTCCTCTCTATGATCTTGGATTTTCTGAAGAAGAGATTAAACAGAAATGGAAAAAAATCTTTCTAGATAGATAG
- a CDS encoding tRNA uridine(34) 5-carboxymethylaminomethyl modification radical SAM/GNAT enzyme Elp3 — protein MSQTDVNFTKACNEISQNLLTVIEPTKQKVKNEIKKICAKYSLERIPRNHEILSMVSGDDFEKLQNVLIKKPVKTASGVAVIALMPKPFACPHGRCTYCPGGIEFNTPNSYTGKEPSTINAIESNYEVKNQITSKLKKLLTYGHDASKIELVIVGGTFLFMPKDYQTNFIKSCYDTLNGFVSSNLEESKANNEHAEFRNVGFTIETKPDYCKKEHIDAMLGYGVTRIEIGVQSLQERVYNIVNRGHNLEDVIESFQLAKDAGYKIVAHMMPGLPTVTPQEDIDDFKKLFDDPRFKPDMLKIYPSLVLENTPMYDDYKSGSYKPYSDEQMLHVLKQVKRNIPRWARIMRVQREISSQDIVAGPKLGNLRQIVLDSMKKEGLRCNCIRCREAGLANKESKIEDLKLNREDYDSSNGNEVFFSYDDPDDFIYGFLRLRNPSQYAHRKEVEENTCIVRELHVFGKSLKLGHREKERIQHSGLGKNLMSEAEKIAREEFDAKKLLVISAVGTREYYQKIGYSLHGPYMAKIL, from the coding sequence ATGTCTCAAACAGATGTTAATTTCACTAAAGCGTGTAATGAGATTTCACAAAACCTACTCACAGTAATAGAGCCTACCAAGCAAAAAGTCAAAAACGAAATAAAAAAAATTTGTGCAAAATATTCGTTAGAGAGAATTCCACGAAATCATGAAATTTTATCAATGGTTTCAGGAGACGATTTTGAAAAATTACAAAATGTGTTAATCAAAAAACCTGTAAAAACAGCTTCAGGGGTTGCAGTAATTGCGTTAATGCCAAAGCCATTTGCATGTCCACATGGCAGATGTACATATTGTCCAGGAGGAATTGAATTCAACACTCCCAATAGCTATACTGGAAAAGAACCATCCACAATTAATGCAATAGAGAGTAATTACGAAGTAAAAAATCAAATTACAAGTAAATTAAAAAAATTACTAACATACGGTCATGATGCATCTAAAATAGAATTAGTGATTGTTGGAGGAACATTTCTTTTCATGCCAAAAGATTACCAGACTAATTTCATAAAATCGTGCTATGACACACTTAATGGTTTTGTATCATCAAACTTGGAAGAATCAAAAGCAAATAATGAACATGCAGAATTTCGAAATGTTGGTTTTACGATTGAAACAAAACCAGATTATTGTAAAAAAGAACACATTGATGCAATGCTAGGGTATGGAGTTACTAGAATCGAGATAGGAGTTCAAAGCTTACAAGAAAGAGTCTACAACATCGTAAACAGAGGACATAACCTAGAGGATGTGATTGAATCATTTCAATTAGCAAAAGATGCAGGGTACAAAATAGTTGCACATATGATGCCTGGTCTTCCCACTGTAACACCACAGGAAGATATTGATGATTTCAAGAAGCTTTTTGATGATCCTAGATTCAAACCAGATATGTTAAAGATCTATCCATCATTAGTATTAGAAAATACGCCAATGTATGATGATTACAAGTCAGGAAGTTACAAACCATATTCAGATGAGCAAATGTTACATGTACTAAAGCAAGTTAAGAGAAACATCCCCAGATGGGCAAGAATTATGAGAGTTCAAAGAGAAATATCATCTCAAGATATTGTTGCAGGCCCTAAACTTGGAAATCTTCGCCAAATTGTTCTAGATAGTATGAAAAAAGAAGGGTTAAGGTGTAATTGCATTCGTTGTAGGGAGGCAGGTTTGGCAAATAAGGAATCAAAGATAGAAGATTTAAAATTGAATAGAGAAGATTATGATTCTTCAAATGGTAACGAAGTCTTTTTCTCATATGATGATCCAGATGATTTCATCTATGGGTTTTTGAGATTAAGAAATCCTAGCCAATATGCCCATAGAAAAGAAGTTGAAGAAAACACATGTATTGTAAGGGAGCTGCATGTTTTTGGAAAATCCCTCAAATTAGGCCATAGAGAGAAGGAGAGAATACAGCATTCAGGGTTAGGAAAGAACCTAATGAGTGAAGCTGAAAAAATTGCCAGAGAAGAATTTGATGCAAAAAAACTATTGGTAATCAGTGCAGTAGGGACCAGAGAGTACTATCAAAAGATAGGTTATTCGTTGCATGGTCCATATATGGCAAAAATTTTGTGA
- a CDS encoding cation:proton antiporter, which yields MAAEAGFIQVIIGVGILLFAAKLMAELFLRLKLPIVLGELLAGMIIGPFALGSFLIVDGQPLLSIGSEIKVLGEIGAIVILFMAGLEMTPKEFLKGGKASFTVGTLGVVIPFFAGLMAFQAFGFDALQSMLIATALTATSIAISIQVLSEFGKIKTKEARLIIGAAVVDDILAIAVLSVVSSLATGEGGVNDIDIMTVTITILQVLGFFAAMLIAAVVVIPRIVTPKLWKAKGSVEGIVTAAFFGAAALAGSIGLSPIVGAFAVGMALSTTKVFEKVENFIGKIGLIFAPLFFAIIGAQVDFRQVDTEILMLSGIVIGIAVATKYFGCGLPAWLFLKDKAAGMRVGIGMISRGEVGLIVAGVGVSSGILTGSVYSTIVIMVAVTTIITPIWLKMEYKKEIKVGRVDDSNEIEESKKGKE from the coding sequence TTGGCAGCAGAAGCGGGCTTTATTCAAGTAATAATTGGTGTAGGAATACTTCTTTTTGCGGCAAAGTTAATGGCAGAATTATTTCTGAGATTAAAGCTTCCAATTGTTTTAGGAGAGCTTTTGGCAGGAATGATTATAGGCCCATTCGCACTTGGTTCATTTTTAATTGTTGATGGACAACCATTACTTTCAATCGGCAGTGAGATCAAAGTTCTTGGAGAGATAGGGGCAATTGTAATTTTGTTTATGGCAGGATTAGAGATGACGCCAAAGGAATTTCTTAAAGGAGGAAAGGCATCGTTTACTGTTGGAACACTTGGAGTTGTGATTCCGTTCTTTGCAGGATTAATGGCTTTTCAGGCATTTGGTTTTGATGCATTACAATCAATGTTAATTGCAACAGCATTAACTGCAACTAGTATTGCGATATCAATACAGGTTCTTAGTGAATTTGGAAAGATAAAGACAAAAGAAGCACGATTGATCATAGGAGCTGCAGTAGTAGACGATATCCTTGCAATTGCAGTTCTTTCAGTTGTATCATCATTGGCTACAGGTGAAGGAGGAGTAAATGATATTGATATAATGACAGTGACAATTACAATTTTACAGGTACTTGGATTCTTTGCTGCAATGCTAATTGCTGCCGTAGTTGTGATTCCAAGAATAGTTACACCAAAATTATGGAAAGCGAAGGGAAGCGTAGAAGGAATTGTAACTGCAGCATTCTTTGGAGCTGCTGCTTTAGCAGGTTCAATTGGCTTATCCCCTATTGTAGGTGCATTTGCAGTTGGAATGGCATTATCTACAACCAAAGTATTTGAAAAAGTTGAGAATTTTATAGGCAAGATTGGATTGATTTTTGCTCCATTATTCTTTGCCATAATAGGTGCTCAAGTAGACTTTAGGCAAGTCGATACTGAGATTTTAATGCTAAGTGGAATAGTAATAGGAATTGCAGTTGCCACAAAATACTTTGGTTGTGGTCTTCCGGCATGGTTATTCCTTAAAGACAAAGCTGCTGGAATGCGCGTAGGAATTGGAATGATTTCAAGAGGAGAAGTAGGATTGATTGTAGCAGGAGTCGGAGTGTCCTCAGGAATTTTAACAGGTAGCGTATACTCCACCATAGTCATAATGGTTGCTGTAACTACAATAATCACACCTATTTGGTTGAAGATGGAATACAAAAAAGAAATCAAGGTAGGAAGGGTTGATGATTCTAATGAAATTGAGGAATCAAAGAAAGGTAAAGAGTAA
- a CDS encoding phosphoribosylformylglycinamidine cyclo-ligase — MGLSYKKSGVDITKIKQSQKAIGKIISSTHNAQKKSKIKHGFGHYAGVVEISEKMLLATHTDGVGTKVLLANMMKKYDTVGIDCVAMNVNDIICIGATPVSFVDYIAANKNDKQIFQKIVTGLATGAKKASVPIVGGETAIMPDLFSDKKFAFDLAGMVTGIVPKNKMILGDKIKEGDTIIGASSSGLHSNGYSLARKALLKKYSLKDNIKGVGNVGKALLAPTEIYVNPVLEIIDKCQVHGLAHITGGAFTKLLRLKQTGYSLDEMPKTPPLMRLIQEQGVDELEMYKTFNMGVGFCVVAPSRESKKIIQIFKKYKINAKEIGKIISKKGVFINERKIA, encoded by the coding sequence ATGGGCCTAAGTTATAAAAAATCAGGAGTCGACATTACAAAAATTAAACAAAGCCAAAAGGCCATAGGGAAAATAATATCATCCACACATAATGCCCAGAAAAAATCAAAGATAAAACACGGTTTTGGTCATTATGCGGGAGTAGTTGAAATTTCTGAAAAGATGCTACTTGCAACACACACAGACGGTGTAGGGACCAAAGTGTTACTTGCAAATATGATGAAAAAATATGACACAGTTGGAATCGACTGCGTAGCAATGAATGTTAATGATATTATATGTATTGGAGCTACTCCAGTATCTTTTGTAGATTATATTGCGGCAAACAAAAATGATAAACAGATATTTCAAAAAATTGTCACAGGGCTAGCAACAGGTGCAAAAAAAGCTTCTGTCCCCATCGTAGGAGGAGAGACTGCAATAATGCCAGATTTATTTTCAGATAAAAAATTTGCATTTGATCTTGCAGGAATGGTAACAGGAATTGTTCCAAAAAATAAGATGATACTTGGAGATAAGATAAAGGAAGGAGATACCATTATTGGAGCAAGTAGTTCAGGATTACACTCAAATGGTTATTCATTAGCACGAAAAGCATTACTAAAGAAATATTCCCTCAAAGACAACATTAAAGGAGTTGGAAATGTCGGAAAGGCACTTCTGGCGCCAACTGAAATCTATGTAAATCCAGTTTTAGAGATCATAGACAAATGCCAAGTTCATGGATTAGCGCACATCACAGGAGGTGCATTTACTAAACTACTAAGATTAAAACAGACAGGATATTCGTTGGATGAAATGCCAAAGACTCCTCCATTAATGAGACTCATTCAGGAACAAGGAGTAGATGAACTAGAGATGTACAAAACATTCAACATGGGAGTAGGATTTTGTGTTGTGGCACCTTCAAGAGAATCAAAAAAGATAATTCAGATTTTTAAAAAATACAAGATCAATGCGAAAGAGATTGGTAAGATAATTTCTAAGAAAGGAGTTTTTATCAATGAAAGAAAAATTGCATAA
- a CDS encoding proteasome assembly chaperone family protein — translation MTQNKFPEAEVYEIKKIELKNPIIFAGFVGAGLVGTLSVGHIIEKLKMKEIAYMRSKYLPPSTVFLRGRLRHPFRFYTNEEGTICAIICEITLRMEGLYTIVSSILDWAKEKGSKEIIILDGVASDEHDNKAYCAAEEDLCRVMADKEINMIPQGFITGIPGGILNECLLRDIQGVTLLVKANRIKADPIAALTLLEAVNRMYETDIDTSDLRNEKDQIGQDFEELSLKYAQSREETSGMYM, via the coding sequence ATGACTCAAAATAAATTTCCAGAAGCTGAAGTATATGAAATTAAAAAAATAGAATTAAAGAATCCTATAATTTTTGCAGGCTTTGTAGGAGCAGGTCTTGTAGGAACATTATCAGTTGGGCACATTATTGAAAAACTAAAAATGAAAGAAATAGCATATATGAGATCAAAATATCTTCCACCATCTACAGTTTTTTTAAGAGGTAGGTTAAGACATCCATTTAGATTCTATACTAACGAAGAAGGAACTATTTGTGCAATAATTTGTGAGATTACACTTAGGATGGAAGGACTATACACCATAGTATCATCAATACTAGATTGGGCCAAAGAAAAAGGATCAAAGGAAATAATCATTCTAGACGGTGTTGCAAGTGATGAACATGACAATAAAGCATATTGTGCCGCAGAGGAGGATCTTTGTAGAGTTATGGCAGATAAAGAAATCAACATGATCCCACAGGGATTCATCACAGGAATCCCAGGCGGAATATTAAACGAGTGTCTTTTGAGAGATATTCAAGGAGTCACTCTATTGGTAAAAGCAAACAGGATTAAGGCAGATCCTATTGCAGCACTAACCTTATTGGAGGCAGTAAATAGAATGTACGAGACAGATATTGACACAAGTGATCTACGAAATGAAAAAGATCAGATTGGGCAAGACTTTGAAGAATTATCACTAAAATATGCTCAGAGTAGAGAAGAAACATCAGGCATGTACATGTAA
- the lysS gene encoding lysine--tRNA ligase has product MSEQEIIGKGTWIDKLAHELIQREESLGRSTNLIRVESGLGASGVPHIGSLGDAVRAYGVKLALENFGYNSELIAYSDDLDGLRKIPEGFPDSLSEHLAKPVSLIPDPFGCHDSYGMHMSSLLLEGLDALEIKFKFQRAKDTYQQGLLKDQIHTILENSEKIGNKIAELVGQEKYQKYLPYFPVCAQCSKLYTAESYEYIPNEKKVRYRCHDVEVGSKIIKGCSHEGEADITKDLGKLAWKVEFAARWQAFDIRFEAYGKDIMDSVKVNDWVADEVLKYPHPHHVKYEMFLDKGGKKISKSLGNVVTSQKWLKYGDPKSILLLLYKRITGARELGFEDIPNLMDEYKEIEDVYFGKIKLDNEAKVTKLRGLYEYVNLLNPPKQPAPYVSYRLLTELSKIFKEDRASRITKKLVDYGVIKEGNPRIEELIRLAGNYADEFDEHEKIKIEIDSEKELALKELVKILREEKEPEDLQNSIYQIAKSNNVPPRDFFKILYQILLNTTKGPKIGPFISDIGRKKVAETIEKQIG; this is encoded by the coding sequence ATGTCAGAACAAGAAATTATTGGTAAAGGTACTTGGATTGATAAGCTTGCACATGAACTAATTCAAAGAGAAGAAAGTCTAGGAAGAAGTACAAATTTGATTCGTGTAGAAAGCGGATTAGGAGCATCTGGAGTTCCACATATTGGAAGTTTGGGGGATGCCGTAAGAGCATACGGAGTAAAGTTAGCATTAGAAAATTTTGGATACAATTCAGAATTAATTGCATATTCAGATGATTTAGACGGTTTACGAAAAATTCCTGAGGGATTTCCAGATTCTTTATCAGAGCATTTAGCAAAACCAGTTTCTTTAATTCCGGATCCGTTTGGATGTCATGATTCCTATGGAATGCACATGAGCAGTCTTCTTTTAGAAGGATTAGATGCATTAGAGATCAAGTTCAAGTTTCAAAGAGCCAAAGACACATATCAACAAGGTCTTCTAAAAGATCAAATTCACACTATTTTGGAAAATAGTGAGAAGATAGGAAATAAGATTGCAGAATTAGTTGGGCAAGAAAAGTATCAAAAATATCTACCATATTTTCCTGTTTGTGCACAATGCAGTAAATTATACACTGCAGAATCATATGAATATATTCCAAATGAGAAAAAAGTAAGATATCGTTGTCATGATGTTGAAGTAGGTTCAAAGATTATCAAAGGATGCAGTCACGAAGGAGAGGCAGATATTACAAAAGATCTAGGAAAACTTGCCTGGAAAGTCGAATTTGCTGCACGATGGCAGGCATTTGATATTAGATTTGAAGCATATGGAAAAGACATCATGGATTCCGTTAAAGTAAATGATTGGGTTGCAGATGAAGTTCTAAAATATCCTCATCCACACCATGTAAAGTATGAAATGTTTCTGGACAAAGGAGGTAAGAAGATCTCAAAATCTTTGGGCAACGTTGTAACATCCCAAAAATGGCTAAAGTATGGAGATCCAAAATCAATTCTTCTATTATTATACAAACGAATTACAGGAGCTAGAGAGCTAGGATTTGAAGATATTCCAAATCTAATGGATGAATACAAAGAAATCGAAGATGTTTATTTTGGAAAAATAAAACTGGATAACGAAGCTAAAGTAACAAAACTGCGAGGGCTTTATGAGTATGTTAACCTACTTAATCCTCCAAAACAGCCAGCTCCATATGTCAGCTATAGATTACTGACTGAGTTATCAAAGATTTTCAAAGAAGATAGAGCCTCCAGAATAACAAAAAAATTAGTTGATTATGGAGTTATAAAAGAAGGAAACCCCAGAATAGAGGAACTTATTAGATTAGCAGGCAATTATGCTGATGAATTTGATGAGCATGAAAAGATCAAAATAGAAATTGATTCAGAGAAAGAATTAGCATTAAAAGAATTAGTGAAAATTCTCAGAGAAGAAAAAGAACCAGAAGATTTACAAAATTCAATTTATCAAATTGCAAAATCAAACAATGTGCCACCAAGAGATTTTTTTAAGATTCTCTATCAAATTTTGCTAAATACCACAAAAGGTCCAAAGATTGGTCCGTTCATTTCGGATATTGGAAGAAAAAAAGTTGCAGAAACCATTGAAAAACAAATTGGTTAA